The Acinetobacter sp. GSS19 genome includes a region encoding these proteins:
- a CDS encoding phosphotransferase enzyme family protein has protein sequence MTIITDDLGHGMGNAWENKDWAHISERELQSLQQHYACLQGNIQTLWHSPRPFSSAVLLTIVQDSATTDETVAHPYFIKRSHCSFRRARDILQEHAVLQHLAGKEIPVATLLSTHQGLTALELGDWTYEVYEKAEGFDLYADQQSWKPFFYAEHAAKAGSLLAKLHRAMQDFPDLQGRSARYLVSNQQLLESENIVAAIQSRIIQSPELSCYFADKNLEPCFLDRVAQIHQKIKLVLQQAAKIWTHNDLHASNLFWSAPNADAEITAVIDFGLSDRNSAIYDLAVTIERNFIDWLELEQSSHIQIDETGLTAFLHAYFSEIPPQEDLSILPELLKIVHLDFAFSELEYFVGITQNQQHADAAYYHWIIGHVDWFFGEQGQQFNHTLTRLIQHELQSSQSLSLTPASSPISHT, from the coding sequence ATGACCATCATCACAGATGATTTAGGTCATGGTATGGGGAATGCTTGGGAAAATAAAGACTGGGCACATATTTCTGAACGGGAATTACAAAGCCTGCAGCAGCATTATGCATGTTTACAAGGCAATATTCAGACCTTATGGCATAGTCCACGCCCCTTTTCATCGGCTGTACTCTTAACCATTGTACAGGATTCAGCGACCACCGATGAAACAGTCGCTCATCCGTATTTTATTAAGCGCAGCCATTGTTCATTTCGTCGTGCCCGCGATATTTTACAGGAGCATGCCGTTCTTCAGCATTTAGCCGGCAAGGAAATTCCTGTTGCAACCTTGCTCTCGACCCATCAAGGTCTCACGGCTTTAGAGTTGGGTGACTGGACTTATGAAGTCTATGAAAAAGCAGAGGGTTTTGATTTATATGCAGATCAGCAATCCTGGAAGCCTTTTTTCTATGCTGAACATGCCGCCAAAGCGGGATCTTTGCTTGCTAAACTGCATCGTGCGATGCAGGATTTCCCTGATCTGCAGGGGCGATCGGCACGTTATCTAGTATCAAATCAGCAGCTTTTAGAAAGTGAAAATATCGTTGCAGCCATACAATCGCGCATTATACAAAGTCCAGAATTAAGCTGTTATTTTGCCGATAAAAATCTAGAACCGTGCTTTCTAGATCGAGTCGCACAGATTCATCAGAAGATTAAGCTTGTTTTGCAACAGGCAGCAAAAATTTGGACGCACAACGATTTACATGCTTCAAATCTCTTTTGGTCAGCGCCTAATGCGGATGCTGAGATTACGGCTGTGATTGATTTTGGTCTATCGGATCGGAATTCAGCAATTTATGATCTGGCTGTGACGATTGAACGTAATTTTATTGATTGGTTAGAATTAGAACAGAGCTCACATATTCAGATTGATGAAACCGGTTTAACCGCCTTTCTACACGCCTATTTTTCCGAGATACCTCCACAAGAAGATTTGAGTATTTTGCCGGAACTACTGAAAATCGTGCATTTGGATTTCGCTTTTTCAGAACTTGAGTATTTTGTTGGCATTACTCAAAACCAACAACATGCCGATGCTGCTTATTACCATTGGATCATCGGGCACGTCGACTGGT
- a CDS encoding GntR family transcriptional regulator → MKYMEIRDLIEAELKNYSSNQMIPSERYLALKFECSRETVRKAYEQLRAEDKIYKRQNVGWFVSNKKIQYCPTSIDNFASYMQTQGFQARTDLISAQQIDQFNRSDLFSEESRQLGFIEIIRLRYADDVPVLLEYNYLPIRLFPNVLNYDVITSVQEVVKNRFHYDYTSSQLKIKNTGVSHFESQYLGIPLSQTATYIERISKSDDLVIEYDIEIWSQDKIEMTLDIHV, encoded by the coding sequence ATGAAATATATGGAAATCAGAGATTTGATTGAAGCTGAATTGAAAAATTATAGTTCTAATCAAATGATTCCATCAGAACGTTACTTGGCATTAAAGTTTGAGTGCTCAAGGGAAACCGTGCGTAAAGCCTATGAACAGCTTCGTGCTGAAGATAAAATTTACAAACGTCAGAATGTTGGCTGGTTCGTAAGTAATAAGAAAATTCAATATTGTCCAACCTCAATTGATAATTTTGCGTCCTACATGCAGACACAGGGCTTTCAGGCACGAACAGATCTGATCTCGGCCCAACAGATTGATCAATTTAATCGCAGTGATCTGTTTAGTGAAGAAAGTCGCCAACTCGGCTTTATTGAAATTATTCGTTTACGTTATGCGGATGATGTACCTGTACTTCTAGAATATAACTATTTGCCTATCAGGTTATTTCCAAATGTACTGAATTATGACGTGATTACTTCAGTCCAAGAAGTCGTTAAAAATCGTTTTCATTATGATTACACGAGTAGCCAGTTAAAAATTAAAAATACCGGTGTATCCCATTTCGAGAGCCAATATTTAGGAATTCCTTTAAGCCAAACAGCAACTTACATTGAACGTATTTCAAAATCAGACGATCTTGTGATCGAATATGACATCGAAATTTGGTCCCAAGACAAAATTGAAATGACCTTGGATATACACGTATAA